A genomic segment from Gracilinanus agilis isolate LMUSP501 chromosome 1, AgileGrace, whole genome shotgun sequence encodes:
- the LOC123230652 gene encoding RNA polymerase II subunit A C-terminal domain phosphatase SSU72-like, with translation MSSAPLRMAVVCSSNQNRSMEAHSLLRRRGFNVRSFGTGSKVRLPGPAPDQPNEYDFHTTYEHMYQDLLRKDGKFYTHNGVLHMLGRNRRIKARPERFQNCPDKFDLIITCEDSVYDRVVEHLNCRQPQTGQPVLVINVDIEDDQEEAMLGAFLICELCECIRLLGELQEGEIEQLLGQFEKTTHKTFLHTVCFY, from the coding sequence ATGTCCTCGGCGCCACTGCGCATGGCCGTGGTCTGCTCCAGTAACCAGAACCGCAGCATGGAGGCCCATAGCCTCCTCCGCAGAAGAGGATTCAACGTTCGATCTTTTGGAACAGGCAGCAAAGTGAGGCTGCCGGGACCAGCGCCAGACCAGCCCAACGAGTATGACTTCCACACCACCTATGAGCACATGTACCAGGATCTGCTCCGGAAAGACGGCAAGTTCTACACCCACAATGGCGTTTTGCACATGCTGGGCAGAAAtcgcagaatcaaggccaggccAGAACGATTCCAGAACTGTCCAGACAAGTTTGACCTCATCATCACCTGTGAAGACAGCGTCTATGACAGGGTGGTGGAACACCTAAACTGCAGACAGCCGCAGACTGGCCAGCCTGTCCTCGTCATCAATGTGGACATCGAGGACGACCAAGAAGAGGCCATGCTGGGAGCCTTTCTCATCTGTGAGCTCTGTGAGTGCATTCGGCTCCTCGGAGAGCTCCAGGAGGGCGAGATAGAGCAGCTCTTGGGGCAGTTTGAGAAGACAACCCACAAGACTTTTCTGCACACTGTCTGCTTCTACTGA